TCCGAGATAAGTGGCGGATGGCCGATTGCTGCGCAATCGGTTCGCGGGCAAGTCGAGTCGTCGCACCGTCGCTACCACAGGGATTACTGTTGTGAATACTATCGTGCCACTCAGCAGAATCTTGTGGGAGCGGCGGTGCGACGATTCGACTTGCCCGCGAAGAGGCCCTGAAGCCAGACATTCAGTCGCGATAAAACACCTGCACCAAGTGATAACCGAACTTGCTCTTGATCGGGCCGTGCACCGTGCGCAGCGGCTTCTTGAAGATCACCGCGTCGATCACGCCGACCATCTGTCCTGGCCGCACTTCACCCAGATCGCCACCGCGTTTGCCGGACGGGCAGGTCGAAAACTTCT
The sequence above is a segment of the Pseudomonas sp. HS6 genome. Coding sequences within it:
- a CDS encoding peptidylprolyl isomerase, which produces MKAQARHILVKTAEEAEKLKQRIANGEAFDVLAKKFSTCPSGKRGGDLGEVRPGQMVGVIDAVIFKKPLRTVHGPIKSKFGYHLVQVFYRD